In the genome of Mesorhizobium sp. 113-3-3, one region contains:
- a CDS encoding ArdC family protein, with amino-acid sequence MSVRTNQTHAVADRSNLYDEITGKIIAELEAGRFPWVQPWGTSAAKAPLSLPQNASTHRAYSGINVLILWGAVVERGFSTQSWITYRQAFALGGNVRRGEHGTTIVYADRFVPDHEKKRARETGEEAQAVPFLKRFTVFNIEQCEGLPDEVAASAPLSVASPIERRVEALIKATGIDFRVGGDRAFYVPAHDYIQVPPPQAYFEPINWHRTALHELGHATGHSSRLDRKFSGSTASRKYAFEELVAEINAAFCCAALGIVPTVRHADYIGSWLEVLKEDNRAIVRAASQASKAAEWLLGHLPDEVGASIELGAGKARRAA; translated from the coding sequence ATGTCTGTCCGGACCAATCAAACCCATGCCGTCGCCGACAGGTCGAACCTCTACGACGAGATCACCGGCAAGATAATTGCCGAGCTGGAAGCGGGTCGTTTTCCCTGGGTTCAGCCATGGGGCACTTCCGCGGCAAAAGCCCCGCTTTCCCTGCCGCAGAATGCCAGCACGCATCGCGCGTACAGCGGGATCAACGTGCTAATCCTCTGGGGCGCCGTCGTCGAACGCGGGTTCTCAACACAGAGTTGGATAACCTATCGACAGGCTTTCGCGCTCGGCGGGAACGTCCGCAGAGGCGAGCACGGGACAACGATCGTCTATGCCGATCGTTTTGTCCCCGATCACGAGAAGAAGCGCGCTCGCGAGACGGGCGAGGAGGCTCAAGCCGTACCGTTCCTCAAGCGCTTCACCGTTTTCAACATCGAGCAATGTGAAGGGCTACCTGACGAAGTCGCAGCTTCGGCCCCGCTGTCGGTGGCAAGCCCGATCGAACGGCGGGTCGAGGCGCTGATCAAGGCCACCGGTATCGACTTCCGTGTTGGCGGCGACAGGGCGTTCTATGTGCCTGCCCACGATTATATCCAGGTGCCTCCGCCCCAAGCTTACTTCGAGCCAATCAACTGGCATCGGACAGCCTTGCATGAACTCGGTCATGCAACCGGTCACAGTTCACGCCTGGATCGTAAATTCTCCGGCTCTACCGCCTCCAGAAAATATGCGTTCGAGGAACTCGTGGCAGAGATCAACGCGGCCTTCTGCTGCGCGGCCTTGGGCATCGTGCCTACTGTTCGGCATGCGGATTATATCGGCTCATGGCTAGAGGTTCTGAAAGAGGACAATCGTGCCATCGTTCGTGCCGCCAGCCAGGCCAGCAAGGCCGCGGAGTGGCTTCTTGGCCACCTGCCGGATGAGGTCGGAGCATCCATCGAGTTGGGCGCAGGCAAAGCTAGAAGGGCTGCATAA
- a CDS encoding ParB/RepB/Spo0J family partition protein, with amino-acid sequence MANAVQKISLSPSRDIPFNKLVLAQTNVRRIKAGVSIEELAASIARRGLIQSIHVRPVLDAGGKETGMFEVPAGGRRYRALEMLVNQKRLAKTASIPCVVGNSSGPIAAEEISLAENIEHAPLHPLDQYRAFKNMRDKGMSEEEIAAAFFISTSVVKQRLKLAELSPALLEIYADDGMTIAQLEAFAVSNDHARQEQVWEAIKNSWSKEPYQIRRMLTENTVRASDKRAVFVGLERYEAAGGEVLRDLFQSDDGGWLQDVPLLERLVTEKLQMMADEIASEGWKWIEIAVSFPYGATNGLRELESTPIALASDEQATLAALRDEFEKLQAQYEEANELPDEVDQRFGEIETAIKSIEARPVRFDPAEIARAGVLVSIDTDGAPLVERGYVKPQDEAPVTPEGDNDPGIDGSGVSATGSNQRAVITIGGRPVDPDDEEEDGIKPLPDRLIMELTADRTLALRDKLANDPATAFLAVLYKFVRDTFSRYSAQGAAMEVFVRGAVFPVQSEGLRDTIYARSIKARHDAWEKRLPGDVADLWKTLSALTGAEQSELFAHCASFGVNALYERADRYGNGAISTHGVQQRLADADRLARAVRLDMIDAGWRPTVGNYLGRVTKSRILEAVREGAGEAASQLIDHLKKGDMAKEAERLLADSGWLPEPLRFADGDVGAVDTNAGDEDETLPEFLAGDNNVALVDQEEKQLDATE; translated from the coding sequence ATGGCCAACGCCGTTCAGAAGATAAGCCTGTCGCCTTCGCGCGACATTCCTTTCAACAAGCTGGTGCTTGCCCAGACCAATGTCAGACGTATCAAGGCCGGCGTCTCGATAGAGGAACTCGCGGCCTCGATCGCGCGCCGCGGTCTCATCCAAAGCATTCATGTTCGTCCCGTGCTCGATGCCGGGGGCAAGGAGACCGGAATGTTCGAAGTTCCCGCCGGAGGGCGCCGTTATCGCGCGCTTGAGATGCTTGTGAACCAGAAGCGCCTCGCGAAGACTGCGTCCATTCCCTGTGTCGTCGGCAATTCGTCCGGGCCGATCGCGGCCGAGGAGATCTCCCTTGCCGAGAACATTGAACACGCCCCGCTTCACCCTCTCGACCAATACCGCGCGTTCAAGAACATGCGCGACAAGGGCATGTCGGAGGAGGAGATCGCAGCCGCGTTCTTCATCTCGACAAGCGTGGTAAAACAGCGCCTCAAGCTCGCTGAATTGTCGCCGGCGCTTCTTGAGATATACGCCGACGATGGCATGACGATCGCCCAACTTGAAGCATTCGCCGTCAGCAACGACCACGCCAGACAGGAGCAGGTCTGGGAGGCGATCAAGAACAGCTGGTCGAAGGAGCCATACCAGATCCGTCGCATGCTGACCGAGAACACCGTGCGTGCCTCCGACAAGCGGGCCGTGTTCGTCGGTCTGGAGCGCTATGAGGCGGCGGGCGGCGAAGTGCTGCGCGATCTTTTCCAGTCGGACGATGGCGGGTGGCTGCAGGACGTCCCGCTGCTTGAACGGCTGGTCACCGAGAAGCTGCAGATGATGGCCGACGAAATCGCCAGCGAAGGCTGGAAGTGGATCGAAATCGCCGTGAGTTTTCCCTATGGCGCGACAAACGGTTTGCGCGAGCTCGAGAGTACGCCGATCGCCCTCGCCAGCGACGAGCAGGCCACGCTGGCTGCGCTGCGTGACGAGTTCGAGAAGCTTCAGGCGCAGTACGAGGAGGCCAACGAGTTGCCGGATGAGGTCGACCAGCGGTTTGGCGAGATCGAAACGGCGATCAAATCGATCGAGGCGCGCCCCGTTCGCTTCGATCCCGCGGAAATCGCACGTGCGGGTGTCCTCGTCAGCATCGATACGGACGGCGCGCCCCTCGTGGAGCGCGGCTATGTGAAGCCGCAGGATGAGGCGCCCGTGACACCGGAGGGCGACAACGATCCCGGCATCGACGGATCCGGCGTTTCGGCCACAGGCTCTAATCAGCGGGCCGTCATCACCATCGGTGGCCGGCCGGTCGACCCGGATGATGAGGAGGAGGATGGCATCAAGCCATTGCCGGATCGGCTCATCATGGAACTGACCGCAGATCGCACGCTGGCTCTGCGAGACAAGCTCGCGAACGACCCGGCAACCGCTTTTCTAGCCGTGCTTTACAAATTCGTCCGTGACACTTTCTCTCGCTACAGCGCGCAAGGCGCGGCGATGGAAGTCTTTGTCCGCGGCGCGGTCTTTCCGGTCCAGTCCGAAGGGCTTCGGGATACGATTTATGCGCGCTCGATCAAAGCCCGCCACGATGCCTGGGAAAAGCGTCTTCCAGGTGACGTCGCCGACCTTTGGAAGACCCTCTCTGCACTGACGGGCGCCGAGCAAAGTGAGCTGTTCGCGCATTGCGCATCCTTTGGCGTCAACGCGCTCTACGAAAGGGCTGATCGCTACGGAAATGGCGCCATCTCGACGCATGGCGTCCAGCAGCGCCTTGCGGATGCCGATCGCCTGGCGCGGGCAGTTCGGCTCGATATGATCGACGCCGGATGGCGCCCCACTGTCGGCAACTATCTCGGCCGCGTCACCAAGTCACGTATCCTCGAAGCCGTTCGCGAGGGAGCTGGCGAGGCCGCCTCCCAGCTCATCGATCACCTCAAGAAGGGCGACATGGCCAAGGAAGCCGAACGCCTGCTCGCCGATAGTGGCTGGCTGCCCGAGCCTCTGCGGTTTGCCGACGGCGATGTCGGAGCAGTCGACACCAACGCTGGCGACGAAGATGAAACTCTGCCTGAGTTCCTGGCAGGAGACAATAATGTCGCTTTGGTCGACCAGGAAGAAAAACAGCTAGACGCCACCGAATAG
- a CDS encoding DUF7146 domain-containing protein, with translation MPPRDASELASRLAQRAEAVCRRYLSNGRRQGRYWLVGDARNAPGRSMFVRLKGSDSGKGAAGKWTDAATGEHGDLLDVIGESLGLVDFKDVCDEARTFLSMPLTTNEPKDRREQAVPAAVGSTDAARRLVSLSQPIPGTLVETYLRGRAITALHETGSLRFHPRCYYRPESGPTDTWPAMIATVTDLEGKLTGAHRTWLDPGGFSEAHLGRAPIDTPRRAMGGLLGHAVRFGCCRDVMAAGEGIETMLSLRTVLPAMPALAALSAAHLSAILFPDTLRRLYIARDNDPAGDAAVATLIERTSAAGIDAMVLTPKLGDFNEDLRLLGADALRGILRVQIAPQDVERFMTLAA, from the coding sequence ATGCCACCTCGCGATGCATCCGAACTGGCAAGCCGTCTCGCCCAGCGGGCGGAGGCGGTTTGCCGCCGCTACCTTTCCAATGGTCGCCGCCAGGGCCGCTACTGGCTGGTTGGCGACGCCCGCAATGCACCGGGGCGCTCGATGTTTGTCCGGCTCAAGGGATCGGATTCCGGCAAGGGCGCCGCCGGGAAATGGACCGACGCCGCCACCGGCGAGCATGGCGACCTTCTGGACGTCATTGGGGAATCGCTTGGCCTTGTCGATTTCAAGGACGTCTGCGACGAGGCGCGCACCTTTCTGTCGATGCCCCTGACGACGAACGAACCAAAGGATCGGCGGGAGCAAGCCGTTCCCGCTGCGGTCGGCTCTACCGATGCGGCGCGGCGGCTCGTCTCCTTGTCGCAGCCGATACCAGGTACGCTTGTGGAGACGTATCTGCGTGGACGCGCGATTACAGCTTTGCATGAAACCGGGAGCCTTCGGTTCCATCCGCGCTGCTATTACCGTCCGGAGAGCGGCCCGACCGATACATGGCCGGCAATGATCGCGACGGTCACCGACCTCGAAGGCAAGCTCACTGGCGCCCACCGCACCTGGCTCGATCCGGGCGGGTTCAGCGAGGCTCATCTCGGCCGCGCTCCGATCGACACGCCAAGACGAGCCATGGGCGGACTGCTCGGTCACGCTGTCCGCTTCGGCTGCTGCCGTGATGTCATGGCCGCCGGAGAAGGCATCGAAACCATGCTGTCGCTGCGGACCGTCCTGCCCGCCATGCCGGCACTCGCCGCGCTATCGGCGGCGCATCTGTCCGCAATCCTGTTCCCAGACACATTGCGGCGGCTCTACATCGCCCGCGACAATGATCCGGCAGGCGACGCAGCAGTGGCAACCCTGATTGAACGCACCAGCGCGGCCGGTATCGACGCGATGGTTCTGACGCCGAAACTTGGCGACTTCAACGAGGATCTGCGTCTGCTCGGCGCCGATGCGCTGAGGGGGATCCTGCGCGTTCAGATCGCGCCACAGGATGTCGAACGCTTCATGACGCTGGCGGCCTGA
- a CDS encoding DUF2493 domain-containing protein, protein MSTEHDTDFEPQHASSPIDHVLQELQLYGYRPFDDEPDPRPLPEGRVVAASIADMFDALVMAMADTRLEPDLDELLWGTVNLFHRATKRIERELDENELGQQRLQREQDGSEVKSVELEQLIAQGQTLLERRNAFELMRDQAAEHYDRQTHSIWRPRSGSVVNHRNLTAAMIDSRDFVAARKHADAQVLLPPGPKVAFTGGLDFNDHRLIWAKLDQVHGKHPEMVLLHGGSPKGAELIAAKWAHSRKVPQIAFKPDWTRHAKAAPFKRNDAMLDTLPIGVIHFPGSGIQDNLADKARRLGIPVMKFGAA, encoded by the coding sequence ATGAGCACCGAGCACGATACCGACTTCGAGCCACAGCACGCATCATCACCCATCGACCACGTCCTTCAGGAGCTTCAGCTCTACGGCTACCGTCCCTTCGACGACGAACCCGACCCTCGCCCACTTCCCGAAGGTCGGGTCGTGGCAGCCAGCATCGCCGACATGTTCGACGCTCTCGTGATGGCGATGGCCGACACACGCCTTGAGCCCGACCTCGACGAGCTGCTTTGGGGTACAGTCAATCTGTTCCATCGCGCGACCAAGCGGATCGAACGCGAGCTCGATGAGAACGAGCTTGGCCAGCAACGGCTGCAGCGCGAACAGGATGGGTCCGAGGTCAAGTCCGTCGAACTCGAACAACTGATCGCCCAAGGTCAGACGCTGCTTGAACGCCGAAACGCTTTCGAATTGATGCGCGATCAGGCCGCCGAGCATTACGATCGTCAGACCCACTCGATCTGGCGCCCGCGTTCGGGCTCTGTCGTCAACCATCGCAATCTGACCGCGGCAATGATCGACAGCCGGGACTTCGTTGCCGCGAGGAAGCATGCAGACGCTCAGGTGCTCTTGCCTCCCGGACCGAAAGTCGCCTTCACGGGCGGGCTCGATTTCAACGATCATCGGCTGATCTGGGCCAAGCTCGACCAGGTCCATGGCAAGCATCCGGAAATGGTCCTGCTGCACGGCGGATCGCCAAAAGGTGCCGAGCTGATCGCGGCCAAATGGGCTCACAGTCGCAAGGTGCCACAGATTGCCTTCAAGCCAGACTGGACCAGGCATGCCAAGGCCGCGCCCTTCAAGCGCAACGACGCCATGCTGGACACCTTGCCGATTGGCGTCATTCATTTTCCCGGCTCCGGCATTCAGGACAACCTCGCCGACAAGGCCCGCAGGCTCGGCATCCCGGTGATGAAGTTCGGCGCCGCGTGA
- the dinB gene encoding DNA polymerase IV, giving the protein MAPERGAGPRKIIHVDMDAFYASVEQRDNPELRGKPLAVGGAAARGVVAAASYEARAFGVRSAMPSVTAKRKCPELIFVPPRFEVYRAVSAQIRDVFAEHTDLIEPLSLDEAYLDVTENRFNIPAASTIAELIRAKILEVTGLTASAGISYNKFLAKMASDQNKPNGQFVITPRHGPAFVEALPVKKFHGVGPATAAKMEALGIETGADLRERSLVFLQQHFGKSGLWYYQIARAIDERAVEPDRPRKSIGAEDTFAADIVELDASLAELKPLIAKVWGYCEGKGIRGRTVTLKVKFADFQQITRSRTVAMPIELRDFEELAADLLRSVFPVRKGIRLLGITLSSLGDVSPSDQRQLRFEV; this is encoded by the coding sequence ATGGCCCCTGAACGCGGCGCTGGCCCGCGCAAGATCATCCATGTCGACATGGATGCGTTTTACGCTTCGGTCGAACAGCGCGACAATCCGGAACTGCGCGGCAAGCCGCTTGCCGTCGGTGGGGCCGCGGCCCGCGGCGTGGTCGCGGCCGCAAGCTATGAGGCCCGCGCGTTCGGCGTTCGCTCCGCCATGCCTTCGGTCACGGCAAAGCGCAAATGCCCCGAACTGATCTTTGTACCGCCCCGCTTCGAGGTATACCGGGCGGTTTCGGCCCAGATCCGCGACGTGTTCGCCGAGCACACCGATCTCATCGAGCCGCTTTCGCTCGACGAAGCCTACCTCGACGTCACGGAGAACCGGTTCAATATTCCTGCGGCCTCAACGATCGCAGAGCTGATCCGGGCAAAGATCCTGGAGGTAACCGGGCTGACTGCTTCCGCCGGCATCTCCTACAATAAATTCCTCGCCAAGATGGCCTCCGACCAGAACAAGCCTAATGGCCAGTTCGTCATCACGCCACGCCATGGGCCAGCCTTCGTGGAGGCTCTGCCAGTCAAGAAATTTCACGGTGTCGGCCCCGCGACAGCCGCGAAGATGGAAGCGCTCGGTATCGAGACCGGCGCCGATCTCAGGGAAAGGTCGCTTGTCTTCCTGCAACAACATTTCGGAAAGTCCGGGCTCTGGTACTATCAGATCGCGCGCGCCATCGACGAGCGCGCCGTCGAACCGGATCGGCCGCGCAAATCAATCGGCGCGGAGGACACTTTCGCAGCCGATATCGTCGAGCTCGATGCATCGCTCGCCGAACTTAAGCCGTTGATCGCCAAAGTCTGGGGATACTGCGAAGGCAAAGGCATCCGCGGCCGAACCGTCACGCTGAAGGTCAAATTCGCCGACTTCCAGCAGATCACGCGCAGCCGCACGGTGGCGATGCCGATCGAGCTTCGTGATTTCGAGGAGCTCGCGGCCGATCTCCTGAGGTCGGTATTCCCCGTGCGGAAAGGCATCCGCCTGTTGGGCATAACCCTGTCGTCGCTAGGCGATGTGTCGCCGTCGGATCAACGACAACTTCGGTTCGAGGTGTAG
- a CDS encoding SOS response-associated peptidase family protein, whose translation MSARVFDSDAPLYERRIIIRRYGGDVEMLELPWGLQPREPGGRPFTVVRAEDRSFPSHRCLVPASEFRHRSQGKNYSFRLANGDWFYFAGIWRPATRDWPEAYAILTIQANDDIAPYHERQMVVLRRDERAAWLDMTQPEHEVLRPLPGASFAISRLRQGRRQAEFAI comes from the coding sequence ATGAGTGCAAGAGTTTTCGATTCCGACGCACCGCTCTACGAACGCCGCATCATCATAAGACGCTATGGCGGCGATGTTGAGATGCTTGAATTGCCATGGGGTCTCCAACCCAGGGAACCCGGCGGGCGACCTTTCACGGTCGTACGCGCAGAGGACCGATCGTTCCCGAGCCATCGCTGCCTGGTGCCGGCGTCCGAATTCCGGCATCGCAGCCAGGGAAAGAACTACAGCTTTCGCCTCGCAAACGGTGATTGGTTCTATTTCGCCGGCATCTGGCGGCCAGCGACCCGCGATTGGCCGGAAGCCTACGCAATCCTGACGATCCAGGCCAACGACGATATTGCGCCCTACCATGAGCGCCAGATGGTAGTGCTGCGCCGGGACGAACGCGCGGCTTGGCTCGACATGACGCAGCCCGAACACGAGGTCCTTCGTCCCCTTCCAGGTGCAAGCTTTGCGATTTCGCGTCTGCGCCAGGGTCGCAGACAGGCTGAATTTGCGATCTGA
- a CDS encoding CGNR zinc finger domain-containing protein, which yields MSPIGSTTSPKSNGARAAEHHLANEDLAIRFVNTAAWRLRSDVEERLPNPEALLDWFHANDLISRGERTALQRAWKSDVEAAHSFYESAVALRELIYNLLIARIGGQTPRTKDLEAFNDFLAAGGAGASLVWRAGDYGWRATKGLASVLTPITLSAVELLTGTRSGKVRQCQDDRGCGWLFVDESRAQNRRWCSMGDCGNRAKAHRHYHRAKGHALKAN from the coding sequence ATGAGCCCGATTGGTTCCACCACCTCTCCAAAATCAAATGGCGCGCGCGCCGCGGAGCACCACCTGGCGAACGAGGATCTGGCGATACGTTTCGTGAACACGGCGGCCTGGAGATTGCGTTCGGACGTTGAAGAGCGGCTACCCAACCCGGAAGCTCTGCTGGACTGGTTTCATGCCAACGACCTGATTTCCCGCGGCGAAAGAACGGCGCTGCAGCGGGCCTGGAAATCCGACGTCGAGGCTGCACACTCCTTCTATGAGAGCGCTGTCGCTTTGCGCGAACTGATCTACAATCTGTTGATTGCGCGGATCGGTGGCCAGACGCCGCGCACCAAAGACCTTGAGGCCTTCAATGATTTCCTGGCTGCTGGTGGAGCGGGAGCAAGCCTCGTTTGGCGCGCAGGCGACTACGGTTGGCGCGCGACAAAGGGCCTGGCGAGCGTTCTAACTCCGATCACCCTGTCGGCTGTTGAGCTGCTGACCGGGACCCGCTCAGGCAAAGTCAGGCAGTGTCAGGATGATAGAGGGTGCGGCTGGCTTTTTGTCGACGAGAGCAGAGCCCAGAACCGCCGATGGTGCTCGATGGGAGATTGTGGAAATCGAGCGAAGGCGCATCGCCACTATCACCGAGCAAAGGGGCACGCCCTAAAGGCAAATTAG
- a CDS encoding EamA family transporter, translating to MTGSSRDKLAIVCGFGAIYVIWGSTYLALAVAVQTIPPFALMGTRSIVGGAILLAYSKAKADDGGSIRCWIRASLCGVLFFVGCHGVLAYAEQRMPSGLAALLLATIPFWIIVGRSILGRSDQSLVRTILLLLPGLLGVALVAWRSVAGPAALQLSDILLLLMASASWALGTLIAEGHNNKGSSIALAGRELIAGGVALMLLSALRGEQIGALMGISLSSFLGWSYLTLAGTVVAFGSYSWLLKKISPALVATYTFVNPVIAMFLGWAFLGEEVTATTVIGAFLVIASVACLLVANRNPTHKEAGSWSTPRKTATAIAKG from the coding sequence ATGACCGGTTCTTCAAGAGACAAGCTTGCGATCGTGTGCGGATTTGGCGCCATATATGTCATATGGGGCTCGACATATCTGGCACTCGCGGTCGCCGTCCAAACCATCCCGCCATTTGCGCTGATGGGCACGCGCTCGATTGTCGGCGGAGCAATCCTGCTGGCGTATTCGAAGGCCAAGGCCGACGACGGCGGTTCCATCCGGTGCTGGATCCGCGCAAGCCTTTGTGGCGTGTTGTTTTTCGTCGGCTGTCACGGTGTTTTGGCCTATGCCGAGCAACGCATGCCGTCCGGCCTTGCGGCACTTCTCCTGGCGACGATCCCATTCTGGATCATCGTCGGCAGAAGCATCCTCGGCAGATCGGACCAGTCTCTTGTCAGGACCATTTTGCTGCTGCTCCCCGGCTTGCTCGGAGTCGCCCTTGTCGCATGGCGCAGCGTTGCCGGTCCCGCCGCGCTCCAGCTGTCCGACATCCTGCTCCTGCTGATGGCGTCCGCCTCTTGGGCGCTTGGTACACTCATCGCTGAAGGCCACAACAACAAGGGTTCGTCGATAGCACTAGCCGGCCGGGAATTGATCGCCGGCGGCGTGGCACTGATGCTGTTGAGCGCGTTGCGCGGCGAACAGATTGGCGCGCTGATGGGGATTTCCCTGTCATCCTTCCTTGGCTGGAGCTACCTCACGCTCGCCGGCACGGTGGTGGCGTTCGGTTCGTACTCCTGGCTGCTCAAGAAAATCTCGCCCGCTCTTGTCGCGACCTACACATTCGTCAATCCCGTGATTGCGATGTTCCTCGGCTGGGCATTTCTTGGCGAAGAGGTCACCGCAACCACGGTGATCGGAGCCTTTCTAGTTATCGCTTCCGTGGCTTGCCTGCTCGTTGCCAACCGAAATCCCACTCACAAGGAGGCCGGCTCATGGTCGACGCCACGAAAAACGGCAACGGCGATCGCAAAAGGTTAA
- a CDS encoding branched-chain amino acid ABC transporter substrate-binding protein, translated as MVDATKNGNGDRKRLRIGVVAPLTGRPADLGIEMAQAVQLAVEDTNGVADDILFEAIRRDDKGDEAEGAKVASSLIADERVLGIVGHYNSNVTLAVAQRYCDASLALISPIVSNPTLTDSVWDNVFRFTNRDDVTASAISDHLAAEMRKRRAVVVRTNTVYGHSMTDEFVHAYRRRGGTVVQDIAVEEGTTEFGGLVGSFPKNIDLVFYGGTFEGAALLKAMRAAKLRHLLATGDGCWDGWNFLEPAGDAAEQDEGVLVLSACPEIGVVQGSRDFAQRYADRFGPLRNYAVNCYDATAQLIEAIRLAQRGNRLSREGVISALRQSQYRGIAYPDVVKWDARQDNGAAMTALHVVEKGRFKQIRMIARASETSAL; from the coding sequence ATGGTCGACGCCACGAAAAACGGCAACGGCGATCGCAAAAGGTTAAGGATCGGGGTCGTCGCCCCGCTCACGGGACGGCCTGCCGATCTCGGGATCGAGATGGCACAGGCAGTTCAACTGGCGGTCGAGGATACCAACGGTGTAGCCGACGATATCTTGTTTGAGGCGATCCGGCGCGACGACAAAGGCGACGAGGCCGAGGGCGCCAAGGTCGCGTCAAGCTTGATCGCCGATGAGAGGGTGCTGGGCATAGTCGGACACTACAACAGCAACGTCACGCTCGCCGTGGCGCAGCGCTATTGCGATGCGTCATTGGCGCTGATTTCACCCATCGTTTCCAATCCGACGTTGACGGATTCGGTTTGGGACAACGTGTTCCGCTTTACAAACCGAGACGACGTCACCGCGTCCGCCATATCAGACCATCTGGCCGCCGAGATGAGGAAACGGCGCGCTGTCGTGGTCAGAACCAACACCGTTTACGGACACAGCATGACCGACGAATTTGTCCATGCCTATCGGCGCCGCGGAGGGACTGTCGTGCAGGACATCGCTGTTGAGGAAGGAACCACCGAGTTTGGCGGCTTGGTCGGAAGCTTTCCCAAGAACATCGATCTGGTGTTCTACGGCGGCACATTCGAGGGCGCGGCGTTGCTGAAGGCAATGCGGGCGGCGAAGCTACGGCATTTGCTCGCGACCGGGGACGGTTGCTGGGATGGCTGGAATTTCCTCGAACCCGCCGGGGACGCGGCCGAGCAGGATGAGGGCGTCCTCGTCCTTTCAGCCTGTCCGGAAATCGGTGTCGTTCAAGGGTCGCGGGATTTCGCTCAACGCTACGCGGATCGCTTCGGTCCGCTGAGGAACTATGCCGTCAACTGCTACGATGCTACGGCACAGTTGATCGAAGCCATAAGGCTGGCCCAGCGCGGAAACCGGCTTAGCCGAGAGGGCGTGATATCGGCGCTCCGGCAAAGCCAATATCGCGGTATTGCATACCCAGACGTCGTCAAATGGGATGCCAGGCAGGACAATGGCGCCGCGATGACGGCCTTGCACGTGGTCGAGAAAGGCCGGTTCAAGCAGATCAGAATGATTGCTCGAGCGTCAGAGACGTCGGCCCTTTGA
- a CDS encoding DNA -binding domain-containing protein: MHTPNLPDARLTAVQRRRLGHMLRCLDGREEQASHLEVATALFGRRLVNAADWHDPAFYQTQPRARRAEDGRARLSPIAARAKAPSLTSPAGRAAQFLTLFSSRRLRSIMKRMAVCASCPPFNSRANRELDIINDRAGMPRNHHIAASCSISFMS; encoded by the coding sequence ATCCACACGCCCAACCTTCCCGATGCCAGGTTGACCGCTGTCCAGCGTCGGCGCCTTGGTCACATGCTGCGATGCTTGGACGGTCGCGAGGAACAGGCATCCCATTTAGAAGTCGCAACCGCCTTGTTCGGCCGTCGGCTGGTCAACGCCGCCGACTGGCACGACCCGGCGTTTTACCAGACGCAGCCTCGTGCGCGACGGGCTGAAGATGGTCGAGCGCGGCTCTCGCCAATTGCTGCACGCGCGAAGGCGCCATCACTGACAAGTCCCGCCGGCCGCGCTGCCCAATTTCTTACGCTGTTTTCAAGCCGACGGTTACGGTCAATCATGAAGCGAATGGCTGTTTGCGCCTCATGTCCGCCGTTTAACAGCCGCGCCAATCGCGAACTTGACATCATCAACGACCGAGCAGGAATGCCGCGCAACCATCACATCGCTGCTTCCTGCTCCATCTCCTTCATGTCCTGA
- a CDS encoding amino acid synthesis family protein has translation MELRKVCTFIEEVHIEGGKAGARPVRSIVVAAVLRNPWAGRGFVENLRPEIVAIAPRLGHELTQRVLELMPAERIESYGKAAAVGVAGEIEHASAMIHTLRFGNVFRDAVGGTTYLEFCNTRNAPGALLSLPMMHKSENGRRSHFITANFQIADGPAADEIVVAIGAADGGRLHPRIADRFQDMKEMEQEAAM, from the coding sequence ATGGAATTGCGAAAAGTCTGCACCTTCATCGAAGAAGTGCACATCGAAGGCGGCAAGGCCGGCGCCAGGCCGGTAAGATCGATCGTCGTCGCCGCTGTCCTGCGCAATCCATGGGCGGGGCGCGGTTTCGTCGAGAACCTGCGGCCGGAGATTGTCGCTATCGCACCCCGTTTGGGACATGAGCTCACGCAACGCGTGCTCGAACTCATGCCTGCCGAGCGCATCGAGAGCTACGGCAAGGCCGCCGCCGTTGGGGTCGCTGGCGAGATCGAACACGCTTCCGCCATGATCCACACGCTGCGCTTCGGCAATGTGTTTCGCGATGCCGTCGGCGGCACGACCTATCTCGAATTCTGCAACACGCGCAACGCGCCGGGCGCGCTTCTGTCATTGCCGATGATGCACAAGAGCGAGAACGGCCGCCGCTCGCATTTCATCACAGCCAACTTCCAGATCGCCGATGGACCGGCCGCCGACGAAATCGTCGTAGCCATAGGCGCGGCGGATGGCGGCCGCCTCCATCCGCGGATCGCGGATCGTTTTCAGGACATGAAGGAGATGGAGCAGGAAGCAGCGATGTGA